The proteins below are encoded in one region of Pontibacter deserti:
- the hemN gene encoding oxygen-independent coproporphyrinogen III oxidase → MTAPVTTPTELLAKYDVPSPRYTSYPTVPFWDETPLTEAAWMLHVKQAFDKTNDTEGISVYMHLPFCEKLCTYCGCNKRITTNHAVEEPYIVAILKEWERYLQVFGRKPRITELHLGGGTPTFFGAENLKLMLGKILEKAELAPDAALSIEVHPNATNAEQLQVLYDLGFRRLSVGIQDFDVRVQFVINRIQTFEKTKEIFDAAREIGYTSINGDIIYGLPMQTADSVRHTIERVKELRPERIAFYSYAHVPWKSKAQRRYSEADLPEPSVKRGLYEMGRAMLEEAGYIEIGLDHFALPTDELYLAAKNGTLHRNFMGYTPRHTELLIGLGCSSISDTRTAFMQNIKEVEAYEEVVNSGILPILKGHELTAEDRLIRKHILNLMCQFRTEWDEAMAPYFTDALDRLQPLAEDGLVEYTNKSIQILPAGHPFVRNIAMCLDSRLWSQQPTTPVFSKSV, encoded by the coding sequence ATGACCGCACCAGTAACTACACCAACTGAACTACTTGCCAAATACGATGTGCCTTCGCCAAGGTACACCAGCTACCCGACTGTGCCGTTCTGGGACGAAACTCCCCTGACCGAAGCCGCCTGGATGCTGCACGTAAAACAGGCTTTCGATAAAACCAACGACACCGAGGGCATCAGTGTGTACATGCACCTGCCTTTCTGCGAGAAACTTTGCACCTACTGCGGTTGCAACAAGCGCATTACCACCAACCATGCCGTTGAAGAACCTTATATAGTTGCCATTTTAAAGGAATGGGAACGCTACCTGCAGGTTTTTGGCAGGAAACCTCGCATTACAGAACTGCACCTGGGCGGTGGTACGCCTACTTTTTTCGGGGCCGAGAACCTGAAACTGATGCTGGGCAAAATACTGGAGAAAGCCGAACTGGCCCCGGATGCTGCTTTAAGTATAGAAGTACACCCGAACGCTACCAACGCCGAGCAACTGCAGGTGCTGTACGACCTGGGTTTCAGAAGACTGAGCGTAGGTATACAGGATTTTGATGTACGCGTGCAGTTCGTGATCAACCGCATCCAGACCTTCGAGAAAACAAAAGAGATCTTTGACGCTGCCCGCGAAATCGGCTATACTTCTATAAACGGCGACATTATTTACGGCCTACCTATGCAGACTGCCGACAGCGTGCGCCATACTATAGAGCGAGTAAAAGAGCTTCGTCCGGAACGTATTGCGTTTTATAGTTACGCCCACGTGCCTTGGAAGAGCAAAGCCCAGCGCCGCTACTCCGAAGCTGACCTGCCCGAGCCATCTGTAAAACGGGGATTATACGAAATGGGCCGCGCCATGCTGGAAGAAGCCGGTTACATCGAGATCGGCCTGGACCACTTTGCCCTGCCAACCGACGAACTATACCTGGCTGCAAAAAACGGTACCCTGCATCGTAACTTTATGGGTTACACCCCACGCCACACAGAGCTGCTGATAGGCTTAGGTTGCTCCAGCATTTCAGATACACGTACCGCTTTTATGCAGAACATTAAGGAAGTGGAAGCCTACGAAGAAGTGGTTAACTCAGGTATCTTACCAATACTGAAAGGTCACGAATTAACTGCAGAAGACCGCCTGATCCGCAAGCATATCCTGAACCTAATGTGCCAGTTCCGCACCGAGTGGGACGAAGCCATGGCCCCTTACTTTACCGATGCTCTTGATCGCCTGCAACCACTTGCCGAAGATGGCTTGGTAGAATACACGAACAAAAGTATACAGATACTACCTGCCGGCCACCCGTTCGTGCGCAACATCGCCATGTGCCTTGATTCAAGACTATGGTCGCAGCAACCAACTACGCCGGTATTTAGTAAGTCGGTGTAG
- a CDS encoding alanine racemase has product MKITVPTLLLDKEKCQCNIRMMVEKARRNNLRLRPHFKTHQSAQVGECFRQEGVESITVSSLRMARYFANHGWTDIMVAIPVNVLELETINELASRVRLHLIVVNEEVLPVLQQGLYHNVAVWLKIDTGYHRTGIPVTDNKTIGSALQTIAASDKMEFQGFMAHDGHTYKQTDAEAIREIHKKTVELLNQLRERYKAQFPNIELSIGDTPSCSILETIVGVDEIRPGNFVFYDLTQQHIGSNNYNQIAVCMACPVIAKHPERNELILYGGSVHFSKDVLPQSDGSNLFGRVVELTENGWTDPVEGINLVSLSQEHGIVRATPEQFAKYKVGDLMYILPVHSCLTADIMKSYLTLDGERLEHLSSLPESYL; this is encoded by the coding sequence ATGAAGATAACTGTACCAACCCTGCTGCTCGATAAGGAAAAATGCCAGTGTAACATCCGCATGATGGTGGAGAAAGCCCGGCGCAATAACCTAAGGTTGCGACCGCATTTTAAAACGCACCAATCGGCGCAGGTAGGCGAGTGCTTCAGGCAGGAAGGCGTAGAAAGTATAACAGTATCATCTCTACGGATGGCGCGGTACTTTGCCAACCACGGCTGGACCGATATTATGGTAGCTATACCCGTAAATGTGCTGGAACTGGAAACTATAAACGAACTGGCTAGCCGTGTGCGCCTGCACCTTATAGTTGTGAACGAAGAAGTGCTTCCTGTGCTGCAGCAAGGTTTATACCACAACGTGGCAGTCTGGCTTAAAATAGATACCGGCTATCACCGCACCGGCATCCCGGTCACCGACAATAAAACTATAGGCAGCGCCCTGCAAACTATAGCTGCTTCCGACAAAATGGAGTTTCAGGGTTTTATGGCTCACGATGGCCATACCTATAAACAAACAGATGCCGAAGCTATCCGCGAAATCCATAAAAAGACGGTAGAGTTACTAAACCAGCTGCGCGAGCGCTATAAAGCCCAGTTCCCAAATATAGAACTCTCCATCGGCGATACGCCCAGCTGTAGCATTTTAGAAACTATAGTTGGCGTAGACGAGATCAGGCCCGGCAATTTTGTGTTTTACGACCTCACGCAGCAGCACATCGGTTCTAACAACTATAACCAGATTGCAGTGTGCATGGCCTGCCCGGTAATTGCCAAACACCCCGAGCGCAACGAGCTTATACTTTACGGCGGCAGCGTACATTTCTCGAAAGATGTATTACCGCAATCTGACGGCAGCAATTTGTTCGGTAGGGTAGTGGAGTTAACAGAAAACGGCTGGACTGATCCTGTGGAAGGTATAAATTTGGTTTCGCTGTCGCAGGAACATGGTATTGTAAGAGCTACGCCGGAGCAGTTTGCAAAGTATAAAGTTGGTGATCTGATGTATATTCTGCCTGTACATTCCTGCCTTACCGCTGACATCATGAAAAGCTACCTGACACTGGATGGTGAGCGGCTGGAGCATTTATCAAGCTTGCCGGAAAGCTATCTATAA